A region from the Aegilops tauschii subsp. strangulata cultivar AL8/78 chromosome 5, Aet v6.0, whole genome shotgun sequence genome encodes:
- the LOC109765573 gene encoding osmotin-like protein gives MAKDLAFVLLVLAALAAFSSATKLTIHNLCPHPVWPLVTPNAGLPSISDNAARLDTNAILSLTFPSTFWAGRVAARTGCDDGTSPLRGCFTGDAPPSTVAQITVHDSGNLDLAAYSVSLVNGFNVPMVLSPQAGGGQCPALGCAVDLNCDCPPDNRAAEGTACRGPAGYFKNRCPLTRTTSTDVEPVPQSCRAPGELKIVLCQSSMLQRGASAAEDTDMVIRTVVADN, from the coding sequence ATGGCCAAGGATCTCGCCTTCGTcctcctcgtccttgccgcgCTAGCCGCCTTCTCGTCGGCGACCAAGCTGACAATCCACAACCTCTGCCCGCACCCGGTCTGGCCGCTCGTCACCCCCAACGCCGGCCTCCCCTCCATCTCCGACAACGCCGCGCGCCTCGACACCAACGCGATTCTCTCCCTCACCTTCCCGTCCACCTTCTGGGCAGGTCGCGTCGCGGCCCGCACCGGCTGCGACGACGGCACGTCACCACTGCGCGGGTGCTTCACGGGCGACGCGCCGCCGTCCACCGTCGCGCAGATCACGGTCCACGACAGCGGGAACCTGGACCTCGCCGCGTACAGCGTCAGCCTCGTAAACGGGTTCAACGTGCCGATGGTGTTGAGTCCGCAGGCCGGCGGTGGGCAGTGTCCGGCGCTCGGCTGCGCCGTGGACCTCAACTGCGACTGCCCTCCGGACAACCGGGCCGCCGAAGGCACCGCGTGCCGCGGGCCCGCCGGGTACTTCAAGAACCGTTGCCCGCTCACGAGGACGACGTCGACCGACGTGGAGCCCGTGCCGCAGAGCTGCCGCGCGCCCGGGGAGCTCAAGATCGTCCTCTGCCAGTCGTCCATGCTCCAGCGCGGCGCCTCGGCGGCGGAGGACACCGACATGGTCATCCGCACTGTCGTCGCCGACAACTAG